A window of the Phycicoccus sp. M110.8 genome harbors these coding sequences:
- a CDS encoding DUF2231 domain-containing protein encodes MPPTIFGLPTHPLVVHAVVVLVPLACLLGLASAASPRFRHWARWATPATALVALALVPVATDSGEGLERSVPHSALVEQHAELADSLLPLMAVLALFVVVLSVLHRRGTRGVATIAVAAAVGLASVATLVQVVRIGHSGANAVWHGTPAARSGGGDEG; translated from the coding sequence GTGCCCCCCACGATCTTCGGCCTGCCGACCCACCCCCTCGTCGTGCACGCGGTCGTCGTCCTCGTGCCGCTCGCCTGCCTGCTCGGCCTTGCCTCCGCCGCCTCGCCGCGGTTCCGGCACTGGGCCCGCTGGGCGACGCCGGCGACCGCGCTCGTGGCCCTGGCCCTCGTGCCCGTCGCCACCGACAGCGGCGAGGGGCTCGAGCGCTCGGTCCCGCACAGCGCGCTCGTCGAGCAGCACGCCGAGCTCGCCGACAGCCTGCTCCCGCTGATGGCCGTGCTGGCGCTCTTCGTGGTCGTGCTGTCCGTGCTGCACCGCCGCGGCACGCGGGGCGTGGCGACGATCGCCGTGGCCGCCGCCGTGGGGCTGGCCTCGGTGGCCACCCTCGTCCAGGTCGTGCGCATCGGCCACAGCGGCGCCAACGCCGTCTGGCACGGCACGCCGGCGGCCCGCTCCGGCGGCGGTGACGAGGGCTGA
- a CDS encoding response regulator transcription factor has product MQDDPTARPGLLLLEDDADLAGMLTEVLTTEGWDVTPVRTLQSALHSALTHTYDLMLVDRRVPDGDGVELIGRLRSRGLTTPALVLTAHGTVRDRVEGLDGGADDYLVKPFEVDELLARVRALMRRHLDAAPTVPFGSGALDIEGQRATRPDGTVVELTPGETALLAQLGRRPSRVFSREELRDVISPGSNSASLIDTFVYSVRRKLGAEAVRTVRSVGYRAGQFQ; this is encoded by the coding sequence GTGCAGGACGACCCGACCGCCCGACCGGGGCTGCTGCTGCTCGAGGACGACGCCGACCTCGCGGGCATGCTGACCGAGGTGCTCACCACCGAGGGGTGGGACGTCACCCCGGTGCGCACCCTGCAGTCGGCCCTGCACTCGGCGCTCACCCACACGTACGACCTCATGCTCGTCGACCGCCGGGTGCCCGACGGCGACGGCGTCGAGCTCATCGGCCGCCTGCGCAGCCGGGGCCTCACCACGCCGGCCCTCGTCCTCACCGCCCACGGCACCGTCCGGGACCGGGTCGAGGGCCTCGACGGCGGCGCGGACGACTACCTGGTCAAGCCGTTCGAGGTCGACGAGCTGCTCGCCCGGGTGCGTGCGCTCATGCGGCGCCACCTCGACGCGGCCCCCACCGTCCCCTTCGGCTCCGGCGCCCTCGACATCGAGGGCCAGCGCGCCACGCGGCCCGACGGCACGGTCGTCGAGCTCACCCCCGGCGAGACCGCGCTGCTCGCCCAGCTCGGGCGACGTCCTTCGCGCGTCTTCAGCCGCGAGGAGCTGCGCGACGTGATCTCGCCCGGCTCCAACAGCGCCTCGCTCATCGACACCTTCGTCTACTCCGTCCGGCGCAAGCTCGGGGCCGAGGCCGTCCGGACGGTGCGCAGCGTGGGGTACCGCGCCGGCCAGTTCCAGTGA
- a CDS encoding acyltransferase produces MSEAANADMSPAEHGEGTPFGLPRPLAWLGWVVWALRHRAFTRHHLLSYLRMARASARYPSLRFEGPCFIGPDVRFEVREGYARLVVGAYTHVGAHARIRAHEGTLRIGEKSVIGIRNTINCWLDISIGRTCLFGDDVYVCDFDHVTERLDVPIKDQGIVKSPVRIGDDVWLGTKVVVTRGTLIGDHSVVGASAVARGTYPERSVVAGIPGRVVKKR; encoded by the coding sequence ATGTCCGAGGCCGCGAACGCCGACATGTCGCCCGCCGAGCACGGCGAGGGCACGCCGTTCGGCCTGCCCCGGCCCCTGGCGTGGCTGGGCTGGGTGGTCTGGGCGCTGCGACACCGCGCGTTCACCCGGCACCACCTGCTGTCCTACCTGCGGATGGCGCGGGCCAGCGCGCGGTACCCGTCGCTGCGGTTCGAGGGGCCGTGCTTCATCGGCCCGGACGTGCGGTTCGAGGTGCGTGAGGGGTATGCCCGGCTCGTCGTGGGTGCGTACACGCACGTCGGCGCGCACGCCCGGATCCGGGCCCACGAGGGGACGCTGCGCATCGGCGAGAAGTCCGTCATCGGCATCCGCAACACCATCAACTGCTGGCTCGACATCTCCATCGGCCGCACCTGCCTGTTCGGCGACGACGTGTACGTCTGCGACTTCGACCACGTCACCGAGAGGCTGGACGTGCCGATCAAGGACCAGGGGATCGTGAAGTCCCCGGTGCGCATCGGTGACGACGTCTGGCTCGGCACGAAGGTCGTCGTCACCCGGGGCACCCTCATCGGGGACCACAGCGTCGTCGGGGCCTCTGCGGTGGCGCGCGGGACGTACCCCGAGCGGTCGGTCGTGGCCGGCATACCGGGCCGGGTGGTCAAGAAACGGTAG
- a CDS encoding methyltransferase domain-containing protein, translating into MPADPAPVVDATAEMVAAAYEDNKLAQVLYHDWEAQTYDDKWSISFDERCVEYARDRFEAIVGAVPEAHPYATALELGAGTGFFSLNLKQAGVLDEVHVTDLSPGMVEAAKANAEALGFTVQGRVADAERIPYDDNTFDVVVGHAVIHHIPDVEAAFREMLRVLKPGGRFVVAGEPTTIGDWYARQLGRLTWKATTTITHLPPLRDTWAKDREALDESSRAAALEAVVDLHTFDPGDLAAMARRAGALDVRTRTEELTAAFLGWPVRTFEAAVKPGALGWGWAIFAYGSWKRLSAVDRVLARAVPARFFYNVGITGVKPS; encoded by the coding sequence GTGCCGGCCGACCCCGCGCCCGTGGTGGACGCGACCGCGGAGATGGTGGCCGCGGCATACGAGGACAACAAGCTCGCCCAGGTGCTCTACCACGACTGGGAGGCGCAGACCTACGACGACAAGTGGTCGATCTCCTTCGACGAGCGCTGCGTCGAGTACGCCCGGGACCGCTTCGAGGCGATCGTCGGTGCGGTGCCCGAGGCGCACCCGTACGCCACGGCGCTCGAGCTCGGGGCCGGCACCGGCTTCTTCTCCCTCAACCTCAAGCAGGCGGGTGTCCTCGACGAGGTTCACGTCACCGACCTGTCGCCGGGCATGGTCGAGGCGGCCAAGGCGAACGCGGAGGCCCTGGGCTTCACGGTGCAGGGCCGTGTCGCCGACGCGGAGCGGATCCCATACGACGACAACACCTTCGACGTCGTCGTGGGCCACGCGGTCATCCACCACATCCCCGACGTCGAGGCCGCGTTCCGCGAGATGCTGCGCGTGCTCAAGCCGGGCGGCCGGTTCGTCGTCGCGGGGGAGCCCACCACCATCGGCGACTGGTACGCCCGCCAGCTCGGTCGTCTGACGTGGAAGGCCACGACGACCATCACGCACCTGCCACCGCTGCGCGACACCTGGGCCAAGGACCGCGAGGCGCTCGACGAGTCCTCCCGGGCCGCCGCCCTCGAGGCCGTCGTCGACCTGCACACCTTCGACCCGGGCGACCTCGCGGCCATGGCGAGGCGAGCCGGGGCCCTCGACGTGCGCACGCGCACCGAGGAGCTGACCGCCGCGTTCCTCGGCTGGCCGGTCCGGACGTTCGAGGCGGCGGTGAAGCCCGGTGCACTCGGCTGGGGCTGGGCGATATTCGCGTACGGCTCGTGGAAGCGGCTGTCCGCGGTCGACCGCGTCCTGGCGCGCGCCGTGCCGGCCCGGTTCTTCTACAACGTCGGCATCACCGGCGTGAAGCCCTCCTGA